One part of the Gossypium raimondii isolate GPD5lz chromosome 1, ASM2569854v1, whole genome shotgun sequence genome encodes these proteins:
- the LOC128039681 gene encoding protein ALP1-like, whose product MARLPLIAQSVRRQRIGIALTIWLEICRIAIWFLFRMGASLSLHTYRPRIRSYTVDFYAQRDYVKRLVYASDETCIEQVRMNRAAFFKLCEMLESIGGLKSSRFMLVDEQVAMFLHIISHHLKNRVIKHHFRRSGETVSRAFHNVLNAVIHLQDVLFKKPDPVTADSSDTRWKWFKNCLGALDGTHIKIRVPTVDKPRYRTRKGDIATNMLGVCTPEMQFVYVLPGWEGSVADGRVLRDAISRRHGLKVPHGTVYS is encoded by the exons atggctcgtctgcctttaattgcacaaagtgtgaggcgacaaagaattggtattgcattgacaatttggttggaaatctgtagaatcgcgatttggttcttatttagaatgggtgccagccttagcctacatacttatagaccaaggattaggtcctataccgtagatttttatgcacaacgggattatgtgaagaggcttgtatatgctagtgacgagacttgtattgaacaagtACGGATGAATAGAgctgccttttttaaactatgtgagatgttagaatcgatagggggattgaagtcgtcaaggttcatgcttgttgatgagcaagtagcaatgtttttacatatcatctcccatcacctaaaaaatcgagttatcaagcatcactttaggaggtccggggaaactgtaagcagagcatttcataatgttttaaatgctgtcatacacttacaagatgtcttatttaaaaAGCCGGACCCAGTTACAGCtgattcttctgacacaaggtggaaatggtttaag aattgcttaggtgctcttgatggaacccacatcaagattagggtgccaacagttgataaacctagatatcgcacccgaaaaggtgacatagcaacaaatatgctaggtgtttgtacacctgagatgcaatttgtttatgttcttcctggttgggaaggttcagttgccgatggacgggtgcttcgagatgccattagtagaagacatggactaaaagttcctcatggtacagtgtatagttag